From the Anguilla anguilla isolate fAngAng1 chromosome 8, fAngAng1.pri, whole genome shotgun sequence genome, one window contains:
- the LOC118233840 gene encoding phosphatidylinositol-3-phosphatase SAC1-B, translated as MATAYQSFNLHTTPEKFYVEACDDGTNDVLAIDRVSTEMTLTGRKDIPPSAVTRPICGIMGTIRLVAGMYLIVITKKRKVGDLFGHAVWKAVDFDVISYKKTVLHLTDTQTQDNKTFLSMINNVLTTDGFYFATDYDLTHTLQRLSNTSPDFQEMSLLERADQRFVWNGNLLREFIAQPELHRFAFPVIHGFIAMKSCCINGKIFDWMIISRRSCFRAGVRYYVRGIDSEGHAANFVETEQIVQYNGGKASFVQTRGSMPFFWSQRPNLKYKPKPQIGKNTNHLDGFQRHFDSQIITYGKQVILNLVNQKGSEKPLEQAFARMVSNLANGMIKYIAFDFHQECSRMRWDRLQILVDAASEMQDDFGYFMVDADGKVLIQQEGTFRSNCMDCLDRTNVIQSLLARRSLQSQLQRLGVLHVGQRVEEQADFEKIYKNAWADNANACAKQYAGTGALKTDFTRTGKRTQWGLVMDGWNSMIRYYKNNFSDGFRQDSIDLFLGNYAVDEADGHTPLHVQKDWKFLTLPIIMVVAFSMCIICLLMAGDTWTETLAYVLFWGSASATTAAVILFNGKEFVDAPKLVQKEKMD; from the exons GCACACCACCCCTGAGAAGTTCTACGTCGAGGCCTGCGATGACGGCACCAATGACGTCCTGGCCATTGACAGGGTGTCCACAGAGATGACACTCACAG GGAGAAAGGACATCCCTCCATCAGCGGTCACCCGGCCCATTTGTGGGATCATGGGAACTATTCGGCTGGTGGCAG GGATGTACCTCATTGTCATCACCAAGAAGAGGAAGGTCGGGGACCTGTTCGGTCACGCTGTGTGGAAGGCGGTCGACTTTGACGTCATCTCCTACAAAAAGACCGTGCTGCATCTGACCGACACTCAG ACGCAGGACAACAAGACCTTTCTGTCGATGATCAACAACGTCTTGACCACAGACGGATTCTACTTTGCCACTGACTATGACCTCACCCACACTCTGCAGCGCTTGTCCAACACCAGCCCCGACTTCCAGGAGATGAGTCTGCTGGAGCgg GCAGATCAGAGATTTGTGTGGAATGGGAACCTCCTGAGGGAGTTCATCGCACAGCCAGAG CTACACAGGTTTGCCTTCCCAGTTATCCATGGAT TCATCGCTATGAAGTCCTGCTGCATTAATGGGAAGATCTTTGACTGGATGATCATCTCCAGAAGGAGTTGTTTCCGGGCAGGCGTGCGATACTACGTGAGAG GCATTGACTCGGAGGGACATGCTGCTAACTTTGTGGAGACTGAGCAAATTGTCCAGTACAATGGGGGAAAGGCTTCATTTGTGCAG ACTCGAGGATCCATGCCTTTCTTCTGGTCCCAGAGGCCCAACCTGAAGTACAAGCCCAAACCCCAGATCGGCAAAAACACCAATCAT TTGGATGGCTTCCAAAGACATTTTGACTCCCAGATCATCACCTATGGGAAACAAGTGATTTTAAACCTG GTCAACCAGAAGGGGTCGGAGAAACCCCTCGAGCAGGCCTTTGCTAGGATGGTGTCCAATCTGGCCAACGGCATGATAAA GTACATAGCGTTTGACTTCCACCAGGAGTGCAGTCGGATGAGGTGGGACCGGCTCCAGATCTTGGTGGACGCCGCGTCTGAAATGCAGGATGACTTTGG CTACTTCATGGTGGATGCGGATGGGAAGGTGCTGATTCAGCAGGAAGGCACATTCCGCAGCAACTGCATGGACTGCCTGGACCGGACCAACGTCATCCAGAGCCTGCTGGCCCGCCGCTCGCTGCAGTCCCAGCTACAG AGACTGGGCGTGCTGCACGTGGGCCAGCGCGTGGAGGAGCAGGCCGACTTCGAGAAGATCTACAAGAACG CGTGGGCCGACAACGCCAACGCCTGCGCCAAGCAGTACGCCGGAACCGGGGCGCTCAAGACCGACTTCACCCG GACAGGGAAGAGGACCCAGTGGGGACTGGTGATGGACGGCTGGAACTCCATGATCAGATACTACAAAAATAACTTCTCTGATGGCTTTAGACAA GACTCTATTGATCTGTTCTTGGGGAACTACGCTGTAGATGAGGCGGATGGACACACACCGCTCCACGTCCAGAAAGACTGGAAGTTCCTGACG CTCCCTATCATCATGGTGGTCGCATTCTCCATGTGCATAATTTGCCTTCTCATGGCTG GTGACACGTGGACGGAGACCCTGGCCTACGTGCTCTTCTGGGGCTCGGCCAGCGCCACCACGGCCGCCGTCATCCTCTTCAACGGGAAGGAGTTTGTGGACGCGCCCAAGCTGGTGCAGAAGGAGAAGAtggactga